In one Terriglobales bacterium genomic region, the following are encoded:
- the glpX gene encoding class II fructose-bisphosphatase → MATPVTNRDAKALAKSFGQNMESDLALEFLRVVENAAIAAAKTMGQGERKFADHVAVEAMRKTMDTVPMRGTIVIGEGERDEAPMLYIGEKVGAEFPDGTQVPEIDIAVDPLEGTNLCATGSPGSIAVLAASEKGGLLHAPDCYMEKIVVGPSCKGEVDLDAPVAHNLKRIAKALGRDVEDLVVVILDRPRHEKLIAEVRAAGARIKLISDGDLSPGIAAAVIGTGVHAVMGTGGAPEGVLTAAAVRCLNG, encoded by the coding sequence ATGGCAACACCAGTGACGAACCGGGACGCCAAGGCGCTGGCCAAGAGTTTCGGCCAGAATATGGAGTCCGACCTGGCGCTGGAGTTCCTGCGGGTGGTGGAGAACGCCGCCATCGCCGCCGCCAAGACCATGGGCCAGGGCGAGCGCAAGTTCGCCGACCACGTGGCGGTGGAGGCCATGCGCAAGACCATGGACACCGTGCCCATGCGCGGCACCATCGTCATCGGCGAAGGCGAGCGCGACGAGGCCCCCATGCTCTACATCGGCGAAAAGGTCGGCGCCGAGTTCCCCGACGGCACCCAGGTCCCGGAGATCGATATCGCCGTGGACCCGCTGGAGGGCACCAACCTGTGCGCCACCGGCTCGCCCGGCTCCATCGCGGTGCTGGCCGCCTCGGAGAAGGGCGGTCTGCTGCACGCTCCCGACTGCTACATGGAGAAGATCGTGGTCGGCCCCTCGTGCAAGGGCGAGGTGGACCTGGATGCGCCCGTGGCCCACAACCTGAAGCGCATCGCCAAGGCGCTGGGCCGCGACGTGGAGGACCTGGTGGTGGTGATCCTGGACCGGCCACGGCACGAGAAGCTGATCGCCGAGGTCCGCGCCGCGGGCGCGCGCATCAAGCTCATCAGCGACGGCGACCTCTCGCCCGGCATCGCCGCCGCCGTGATCGGCACCGGGGTGCACGCGGTCATGGGAACCGGAGGAGCGCCCGAGGGCGTGCTCACGGCCGCCGCCGTCCGCTGCCTGAACGG